In Nitratireductor mangrovi, the genomic window CTCGGGGTCGATGTCGGCGACACGGTCAGCGTCTGACCGACGATTGACCCAAGGAGGGAAGAGTCCATGGCCGGCGAACGCCTGCTGACCACGATCGGGTTCGACGCCGACGACACGCTTTGGCAGAACGAGCAGTTCTTCCGGCTGACCGAAAAGCGCTTTGCCGAACTTCTCGGCGACCACGCCGAGCCCGGCCATTTGTCGGAGCGGCTGCTGGAGGCGGAGAAGCGCAATCTCGGCGTTTACGGTTTCGGCATCAAGGGGTTCACACTCTCGATGATCGAGACGGCGCTCGAAGTCACCGGCGGCCGCGTGCCCGGCGAGGTCGTCAGCCAGATTCTCGCCGCCGGTCGCGAGATGCTCGCGCATCCGGTGGAGACGCTGCCGCATGTGCAGGAGACGCTCGAGCGGCTGGCGCCCACTCACCGCATCGTGCTCATCACCAAGGGTGACCTCTTCGACCAGGAGCGCAAGCTGGCCCAGTCCGGGCTCGGCGACTTCTTCGCCGCGGTCGAGATCGTCAGCGACAAGCAGCCGGAGACCTACCAGCGCATCTTCGCCAGCACCGGCGACGGTCCGCAACGCGCCATGATGGTCGGCAATTCGCTGAAGTCGGATGTGGTGCCGGCGATCGCCGCCGGCAGCTGGGGCGTACATGTGCCGCACGAACTGACCTGGGTGCTGGAGCATGTCGACGCACCCGTCGGCGAAGCCCGCTTCCGCCAGATCGGCACGCTGGCCGAACTGCCTGCGCTGGTCGAGGCGATCGGCTGACGCTCAGGCCGCCTTCACCCGACGCGCCACGTCCTCCAGCCAATGGTCGCGGATGCCGAGCGCCGCCAGATGCTCGACCGTGTTGAGCACATACTCCTCGTTGCGGCCGGACTGCCCCACCGCACCGATCACGGCTTCCGCTGCATGGCCCGCGTCGAGCCGCCCGGCATATTGCTCATGGCCGCGGTCGACGACATAGGACAGCCCCTCGACCCGTTCACCATGGTCGAGCGTGATCGGCAGGATGCGCTCCACATAGACATTGGTGACGAGTTCGCGCTGACGCAGATAGGCCACCACCTCCTCGCGCAGGTCTCCGGGCACCCGGAAGGCAAGCCCGACGCACGAGCCGCCGCGGTCGAGACCGAGTACCAGTCCCGGACGTTCGGGCGTGCCACGATGCACGTAAGAGCGCACGCAGAGCGCTCGCCGGAAACCGTGCAGGCGCGCGCGGCGGGTCTCGACATGGGCGAAACCCGGCCGCCAGATCAGCGATCCATAGCCAAACACCCAAAAATCGCCCATATCGCCTTGCCAGTCTGAGGAGGTCGCCGGCAGGACCGGCCGGCGGCAAGGGTTAACGAGGCCAACCACGTGTCGTCAAGCAAGCCACCGTCGAGAATGAGCCGTCGCTTTGTCTGGCTGGCCATCGCCATCATCGCGGCAACTGCGCTCTATACGGCCGGCTGGTTCTACGCCGCCGGCCGCCTGGAAGCGGCGACCGACGCAGCCATCGCCCGCATCACCTCCGATGGCGGGCGCGCCGGCTGCGCGAACCGCACCGCGCGCGGCTATCCCTTCCGCATCGGGCTGTTCTGCGACGAGGTTGCGCTTGACGACCGCGACGATCGCTTCAACTTCAGGGCCGATGGCTTGCGCAGCGCAGCCCAGATCTACAATCCGACCCACATTGTCGGGGAGCTGGACGAAGCATGGTTCGACCTCTTCGCGTCGCCGACGCCATATGGAGTTCATTTCGAGGGCATTCGCTTCAGCACCCGCATTGCCAATCCCCTGCCGGAACGGATTTCGGTCACTTCGGGCCCGATCAGCGTCGACGAGAACCCGCTGAGCCGCGGGCTGCTGATCGTGTTCAGCGCCAACGGCGGCGAGACCCATCTGCGCCGCAACGGCGATGACATCGACATCGCGATGTCCGGCGAAGGCATATCGGCACGCGCGATCAATCGACAGATCGACGTCGAACGCTTCCTGGCCGACCTGACCATCGACGACGGGGTGCGGCTTGCCGCCGAGCCCCCGAAAAGCTTGCGCGGCCTGAGCGTAACGCTGCGCGACGTTTCGGTGATGCTTGCAGGTGACGCGCGCGTCGCGGTGAGCGGCCCGATCGCGGTCGACAGCGAGGGACTGGTCAACGCGAAACTGCAACTCACCGCGCACAAGCCTCGCGAAATCGCCGCCTTCCTCGCCGATCTGATGCCCGAACAGCGCGGCCAGGTCACATCGGTGGCGGCGGGCCTCGCGGCCCTTGGCGAGACACCGAGCCTGCCGCTCACCATCGTCAAGGGTCAGGCCCGCCTGGCCTTCGTCACCCTCGGCGACATCCCGCCGCTGAGGTAGGCGGGTGCCCGACCGAAGCTACGGCTTCGGCGGATGCGCGACGACGTGGCGGCCGAAATCCGGCACGTCGATTTCCTGACCGGCCTCGATGATCGACTTGCGCACCGCGCGCGTACGCGTGAAGAGGTCGAACAGCTTTTCGCCGTCACCCCAGCGCACGGCGCGCTGCAGCGCCGAGAGGTCTTCGGAAAACCGCGCCAGCATCTCCAGGATGGCGTCGCGATTGTGCAGGCAGACGTCACGCCACATGGTCGGATCGGACGCGGCGAGCCGGGTGAAATCGCGAAAGCCCGAGGCGGAATATTTGATCACCTCGGACTTGGTCACCGCTTCGAGGTCGTCGGCGGTGCCGACGATGTTGTAGGCGATGATGTGCGGCAGGTGCGAGACGATGGCCAGCACCATGTCGTGGTGCTGCGGATCCATCACGTCGACCTTGGAACCGCAGGCCTCCCAGAACCGGGTCAGGCTGCTGATCGCCTCCGCGTCGGTGCCGGGCAGCGGCGTGAGGATACACCAGCGCCCGTCGAACAGGTCGGCAAAGCCGGCGTCCGGACCGGAATGCTCGGTGCCGGCGATCGGATGGCCGGGGATGAAGTGGACATTGCCCGGAAGCTCGGGCTGCATCTGCGTAATCACCGAGCCCTTGGTCGAGCCGACATCGGTGACGATCGCGCCCGGCTTCAGCGCCGGCCCGATGGTCTGTGCCACCGCGCCGGACGCACCGACCGGTACCGACACGATGACCAGATCAGCTCCCGCGACCGCCACAGCGGCGTCGGCATGATATTCGTCGCCAAGCCCGAGCTCTTCGGCGCGCTTCAGCGTTTCCGCCGAGCGTGTCGCGATGGCGATGCGGCCGGCCAGTCCGCCGCGTCGCATCGCATGGGCGAGCGACGAACCGATGAGGCCGATGCCCACCAGGGCAACGCGTTCAAACATCGGGCCAGCCATCTTTCAGTCTTTCAGAAAGTCCGCGAGGGCGGCAACCACGCCTCGGTTCGCCTCCTCGGTGCCAACCGTCATGCGCAACGCGTTAGGAAACCCGTAGCCGGCGACGCGCCGCAGGATATAGCCGCGCGCGGTCAGATAGTCGTCGGCGAGCGCCGCCGAATGCCTTTCGTCGGGAAAGTGGATCAGCACAAAGTTGCCGATGCTCGGCGTCACGCGGAGGCCGAGCTTCGTAAGTTCCCGCGTCAGCCACGACAGCCATTGCTCGTTGTGCTCGACCGACTTCGCGACGTGCTCGCGGTCGCGGACCGCAGCCACCCCGGCCTCGATCGCCGCGGCGTTGACGTTGAACGGCCCGCGCGTGCGGTTGAGCGCCGCAATCACATGCGCCGGCCCGTAGAGCCAGCCGATCCTGAGTCCGCCAAGGCCGTGCGCCTTGGAGAAGGTGCGTGTCATGACGACGTTCTCGAACGATGAGACGAGCTCGATGCCGGCCTCGTAGTCGTTGCGGCGCACGTATTCGGCATAGGCCGCGTCGAGCACTAGGAGCACGTTCTTGGGCAGACCGGCATGCAGGCGGCGCACCTCTTCGAACGGGACGTATGTGCCGGTCGGATTGTTGGGGTTGGCAAGGAAGACGATCTTCGTCTTTTCGGTCACCGCCGCCAGGATGGCGTCGACATCGGCGGTTTCGTCCTTTTCCCTGACCGACACCGGGACCGCGCTCGCCGCCTGGATGTAGATCTTGTAAACGAGGAAGCCGTGCTCCGTGAAAATCGCCTCGTCGCCGGGACGCAGATAGGCCTGGGCGAGGAGGCCAAGCGCCTCGTCCGAGCCGTTGGTGCAGATCAGGTTCGCCGGGTTGAGTCCATGCACCTCGCCGATCGCCTCGCGCAACCTGCTCGCCGCGCCATCGGGATAGAACTCCAGCGCCGCCGCCACGTTGCGCACTGCCTCCACCGCCTTTGGCGACGCGCCAAGCGGGTTTTCGTTCGAGGACAGCTTGAACACCTTCGCGACACCCGCCGGCGCTTCACTCTTGCCGGGAACATAGGCGGCGATGTCCATCACACCGGGTTTCGGCTCGGGACGCACGGGCTGGGTCATCGCTGGGGTTCCTGTCGCGGAAGTGAGAAAAGGCGGCTTGCTCTAGCAAAGCTTTGACGTTGACGCAAAGGCCGCTGCGGGATAAGTACCGGCCTCCGTGGTGATTTGGCCGGTCGGCTTGCAGCCACGTTAAACAAGTCGCTAAAGGGCCGTTTGGATTGATCAACCGGCTTTGCCAGCGCGCAATTGCCGGTTTTTTGCTGCCTGCGGCAAAGTCCGGCCGAGGTAGGAAGATGGCGGCACGACGTGCCCGAAACGACACGGCCTCGAACCAGGCCAACGAACCGTCGAGCCAGGTGCTGAAGCTCGGCGAAGACCGGCCGCTGCGGCTCGATTCCGGCAAGACGCTCACACCGTTCCAGATCGCTTAC contains:
- a CDS encoding HAD family hydrolase, whose amino-acid sequence is MAGERLLTTIGFDADDTLWQNEQFFRLTEKRFAELLGDHAEPGHLSERLLEAEKRNLGVYGFGIKGFTLSMIETALEVTGGRVPGEVVSQILAAGREMLAHPVETLPHVQETLERLAPTHRIVLITKGDLFDQERKLAQSGLGDFFAAVEIVSDKQPETYQRIFASTGDGPQRAMMVGNSLKSDVVPAIAAGSWGVHVPHELTWVLEHVDAPVGEARFRQIGTLAELPALVEAIG
- a CDS encoding gamma-glutamylcyclotransferase, with the translated sequence MGDFWVFGYGSLIWRPGFAHVETRRARLHGFRRALCVRSYVHRGTPERPGLVLGLDRGGSCVGLAFRVPGDLREEVVAYLRQRELVTNVYVERILPITLDHGERVEGLSYVVDRGHEQYAGRLDAGHAAEAVIGAVGQSGRNEEYVLNTVEHLAALGIRDHWLEDVARRVKAA
- a CDS encoding DUF2125 domain-containing protein, translated to MSRRFVWLAIAIIAATALYTAGWFYAAGRLEAATDAAIARITSDGGRAGCANRTARGYPFRIGLFCDEVALDDRDDRFNFRADGLRSAAQIYNPTHIVGELDEAWFDLFASPTPYGVHFEGIRFSTRIANPLPERISVTSGPISVDENPLSRGLLIVFSANGGETHLRRNGDDIDIAMSGEGISARAINRQIDVERFLADLTIDDGVRLAAEPPKSLRGLSVTLRDVSVMLAGDARVAVSGPIAVDSEGLVNAKLQLTAHKPREIAAFLADLMPEQRGQVTSVAAGLAALGETPSLPLTIVKGQARLAFVTLGDIPPLR
- a CDS encoding prephenate/arogenate dehydrogenase family protein — translated: MAGPMFERVALVGIGLIGSSLAHAMRRGGLAGRIAIATRSAETLKRAEELGLGDEYHADAAVAVAGADLVIVSVPVGASGAVAQTIGPALKPGAIVTDVGSTKGSVITQMQPELPGNVHFIPGHPIAGTEHSGPDAGFADLFDGRWCILTPLPGTDAEAISSLTRFWEACGSKVDVMDPQHHDMVLAIVSHLPHIIAYNIVGTADDLEAVTKSEVIKYSASGFRDFTRLAASDPTMWRDVCLHNRDAILEMLARFSEDLSALQRAVRWGDGEKLFDLFTRTRAVRKSIIEAGQEIDVPDFGRHVVAHPPKP
- the hisC gene encoding histidinol-phosphate transaminase; the protein is MTQPVRPEPKPGVMDIAAYVPGKSEAPAGVAKVFKLSSNENPLGASPKAVEAVRNVAAALEFYPDGAASRLREAIGEVHGLNPANLICTNGSDEALGLLAQAYLRPGDEAIFTEHGFLVYKIYIQAASAVPVSVREKDETADVDAILAAVTEKTKIVFLANPNNPTGTYVPFEEVRRLHAGLPKNVLLVLDAAYAEYVRRNDYEAGIELVSSFENVVMTRTFSKAHGLGGLRIGWLYGPAHVIAALNRTRGPFNVNAAAIEAGVAAVRDREHVAKSVEHNEQWLSWLTRELTKLGLRVTPSIGNFVLIHFPDERHSAALADDYLTARGYILRRVAGYGFPNALRMTVGTEEANRGVVAALADFLKD